The proteins below are encoded in one region of Halobaculum roseum:
- a CDS encoding mandelate racemase/muconate lactonizing enzyme family protein, which translates to MEIRHVDAVPLRRELDERFANAQKWIDSREYCLVRIETADGAVGWGECWGPIAGTRELIDDRIAAVLRGRDAERVESVHGDLVHDLRSAYHSTIPAGAVSGVDLALWDLRGKAAGASAATLRGGRRRGAVPAYATGHFWPPADEFETVRESVVSEAKSHVDAGFGALKMKIGMQRHFGWGPEYDIELVRAVREAVGDDIALMADANHAYDLPAARRVADGLADLDIEFFEEPLPPDRIDAYARLAEDSDVPIAGGECWAFAPEFRRVANAGAVDVLQPDVTSAGGLTSSRRAAEIAHAAGLATYPHVFGSAVALAASLQLLATLPGSPRLEFDRTPNPIREELAVDPIRNEGTAVPVPDGPGLGIEVDPETLAEFRVD; encoded by the coding sequence ATGGAGATCCGACACGTCGACGCGGTTCCGTTACGTCGAGAGCTCGACGAGCGGTTCGCGAACGCACAGAAGTGGATCGACTCCCGCGAGTACTGTTTGGTTCGGATCGAGACCGCGGACGGCGCCGTCGGCTGGGGCGAGTGCTGGGGGCCGATAGCGGGAACGCGCGAACTGATCGACGACCGGATCGCGGCGGTTCTTCGGGGACGGGACGCCGAACGCGTCGAGTCGGTCCACGGGGACCTCGTTCACGACCTCCGGTCGGCGTACCACTCGACGATCCCGGCGGGCGCCGTCAGCGGTGTCGACCTCGCGCTCTGGGACCTCCGCGGCAAAGCGGCCGGGGCGTCGGCCGCGACGCTGCGCGGGGGGCGCCGGCGCGGCGCGGTTCCCGCGTACGCGACGGGACACTTCTGGCCGCCAGCCGACGAGTTCGAGACGGTCAGGGAGTCGGTCGTCTCGGAGGCGAAGTCCCACGTCGACGCCGGATTCGGCGCACTCAAGATGAAGATCGGCATGCAGCGACACTTCGGCTGGGGGCCGGAGTACGACATCGAACTCGTCCGGGCCGTCCGGGAGGCGGTGGGCGACGACATCGCGTTGATGGCGGACGCGAACCACGCCTACGATCTCCCGGCGGCCCGCCGCGTGGCCGACGGTCTCGCGGATCTGGACATCGAGTTCTTCGAGGAGCCGCTCCCTCCCGACCGGATCGACGCGTACGCACGACTCGCCGAGGACAGCGACGTGCCGATCGCCGGCGGGGAATGCTGGGCGTTCGCGCCCGAGTTCCGGCGCGTGGCGAACGCGGGTGCGGTCGACGTACTCCAGCCGGACGTAACCAGCGCCGGCGGGCTCACGTCGTCGCGCCGGGCCGCCGAGATCGCCCACGCCGCCGGGCTGGCGACGTACCCGCACGTCTTCGGGAGCGCCGTCGCGCTCGCGGCGAGCCTGCAGTTGCTCGCGACGCTCCCGGGATCGCCGCGCCTCGAGTTCGACCGGACGCCGAACCCGATCCGCGAGGAACTCGCGGTCGACCCGATCCGGAACGAGGGGACAGCGGTTCCCGTGCCGGACGGGCCGGGCCTCGGCATCGAGGTCGACCCCGAGACCCTCGCGGAATTCCGGGTCGACTGA
- a CDS encoding HpcH/HpaI aldolase/citrate lyase family protein has protein sequence MVQRSLLYSPGDDREMLKKAVETEADTVVFDLEDAVAPAAKEGARATVRSMLDDLDDPTPNVAVRINPYDLSGPADVAAVVGEPERPPDSILLPKVNDAEPVESLRDQLTELGAAAVGIVPLIETAAGVIAANEIAAAPGVTAVAYGDQDFTADIGATVTDDKTESLYARQRTVVAAAAAGVDALDTVHTDISDTEGLREQTEFVVELGFDGKLAIHPDQIAVINEAFTPGEDELEWAETVLAGQERASDEGDGVFTVDGQMIDPPLVERARTIVRRAEAAGIR, from the coding sequence ATGGTTCAGCGCTCGCTGCTATACTCGCCCGGGGACGACCGTGAGATGTTGAAGAAGGCAGTCGAGACCGAAGCGGACACGGTCGTCTTCGATCTGGAGGACGCCGTCGCGCCCGCCGCGAAGGAGGGGGCGCGGGCGACCGTCCGGTCGATGCTCGATGACCTGGACGACCCTACCCCGAACGTCGCCGTCCGCATCAATCCGTACGACCTATCGGGGCCGGCTGATGTCGCCGCAGTCGTCGGCGAGCCGGAACGGCCGCCCGACAGTATCCTCCTCCCGAAAGTGAACGACGCCGAGCCCGTCGAGTCTCTCCGCGACCAACTCACGGAACTCGGCGCTGCAGCCGTCGGCATCGTCCCGCTGATCGAGACAGCGGCGGGTGTCATCGCCGCCAACGAGATCGCGGCCGCACCGGGCGTCACGGCTGTCGCGTACGGCGACCAGGACTTCACCGCCGATATCGGTGCGACCGTCACCGACGACAAGACCGAGTCGCTGTACGCCCGCCAGCGGACGGTCGTCGCCGCTGCCGCCGCCGGCGTCGACGCGCTCGACACCGTCCACACCGACATCAGTGACACGGAGGGACTCCGCGAACAGACCGAGTTCGTCGTCGAACTCGGCTTCGACGGGAAGCTCGCGATCCACCCTGACCAGATCGCCGTCATCAACGAGGCGTTCACGCCGGGGGAAGACGAACTCGAGTGGGCCGAGACGGTGCTCGCCGGGCAAGAACGGGCGAGCGATGAGGGCGACGGCGTGTTCACCGTCGACGGGCAGATGATCGACCCGCCGCTGGTCGAGCGCGCCCGGACGATCGTCCGGCGGGCAGAAGCTGCCGGGATCCGGTAG
- a CDS encoding MBL fold metallo-hydrolase: MPREIEPGIHWIYEAGPDRTESWDLADRDPEWYEEGQEAYVPQCAYLVDGGDETLLFDTLSPASTDEILAAIDELVGDRGLDYLVVSHPDVPHAGNALAILDEHPETTLVAPGYGNDHELYRLDDGVHVTEGDEIALGNRIVEFHEATFLDAPVSVWMTERETGTLFPVDWMGFTHLDNERLVFVDELDGEFDVSRLVEFHGRVLFWYQYVDVEKTNAEIDALIEKFDPEIVAPAHGLVIREDATEYMELMKDVTRTIDEQGRVGTLG, translated from the coding sequence ATGCCACGCGAGATCGAGCCCGGTATTCACTGGATCTACGAAGCCGGGCCGGACAGGACTGAGTCGTGGGACTTGGCGGACCGTGACCCGGAATGGTACGAGGAGGGGCAGGAGGCGTACGTGCCCCAGTGTGCGTACCTCGTCGACGGCGGGGACGAGACGCTGCTGTTCGACACGCTGTCGCCCGCGAGCACCGACGAGATCCTCGCGGCTATCGACGAGCTCGTCGGCGACCGCGGGCTCGATTACCTCGTCGTCTCCCACCCCGACGTCCCCCACGCGGGGAACGCGCTCGCGATCCTCGATGAGCACCCGGAGACGACGCTCGTCGCTCCCGGCTACGGGAACGACCACGAACTCTACCGGCTCGACGACGGGGTCCACGTCACCGAGGGCGACGAGATCGCCCTCGGGAACCGCATCGTCGAGTTCCACGAGGCGACCTTCCTCGACGCGCCCGTCTCGGTGTGGATGACCGAACGGGAGACGGGGACGCTGTTCCCGGTCGACTGGATGGGGTTCACGCACCTCGACAACGAGCGGCTGGTCTTCGTGGACGAACTCGACGGGGAGTTCGACGTCAGTCGGCTCGTCGAATTCCACGGACGGGTGCTGTTCTGGTACCAGTACGTCGACGTCGAGAAGACGAACGCGGAGATAGACGCCCTGATCGAGAAGTTCGACCCGGAGATCGTCGCGCCGGCACACGGGCTCGTCATCCGCGAGGACGCCACCGAGTACATGGAACTCATGAAGGACGTGACGCGCACGATCGACGAACAGGGCCGGGTGGGAACCCTCGGGTGA
- a CDS encoding ABC transporter ATP-binding protein produces MTLLDVDDLAVRYDTREGPLHSVNGISFSIDDGINYALSGESASGKSTTAKAILGLLPDHAEIESGAIEFEGRDLRSLTPSERQDLLWEEIAFIPQTAIDALDPVMTAGAQIRQAIQTHRELSERNARRRARELFEMVGLDPDRVDDYPHQFSGGMRQRVVIAMALALDPKLVIADEPTTGLDVVVQDKIIDNILQIQEETDSSLLLITHDLSVIAETCDEMSVMYGGKIMEQGCVENLLLNPTNPYTMGLKNAFPALDDDADDLVSVPGKPPSLGTEPTGCVFEPRCPFSSEGCATTEPDVETIPYRNQRVACHNADRAARIRQEADDASTWGGATEGSRSRDGEVLLEVTDLCKWYERSESLLGRFPIDGLSPTVTGISNSVRRWYEQRGEILNEVLRDGGSHVRAVDGVSLSVARGEILGVVGESGCGKTTLGQTLALLEDPTDGGFEFDGHSHEYYQDGNLQSFRQRLQIVFQNPYDSLNPRLTVEQLVKEPLTIHDYRTDEKAEAVRETLEQVGMAPAENYLEKYPNELSGGQRQRVAIARALVIDPDFFICDEPASMLDVSLQAEVLNLLRTLANTRGIGVLYISHDLASLTQIADRLSIMYLGQFVEQGRTERVVNDPKHPYTEALLSAVPETDPRGSRERVFLDGKPSDPVGEPQGCRFAPRCPKVTDECLDAEPELDEWTGPDHSAACFRPAERPEPDEPARVSGSVDD; encoded by the coding sequence ATGACGCTCCTCGATGTCGACGACCTAGCGGTCCGGTACGACACGCGCGAAGGGCCGCTCCACAGCGTGAACGGGATCTCGTTCAGTATCGACGACGGCATCAACTACGCGCTCTCGGGTGAGTCGGCCTCGGGAAAGTCCACGACCGCGAAGGCCATCCTGGGGCTGTTGCCGGACCACGCGGAGATCGAGTCGGGAGCGATCGAGTTCGAGGGACGGGACCTGCGCTCGCTGACGCCGTCGGAGCGGCAGGATCTACTCTGGGAGGAGATCGCGTTCATTCCACAGACGGCCATCGACGCGCTCGACCCGGTGATGACGGCCGGCGCACAGATCAGGCAGGCGATCCAGACGCACCGGGAGCTCTCGGAACGCAACGCCCGTCGGCGCGCACGCGAACTGTTCGAGATGGTCGGGCTGGACCCCGACCGCGTCGACGACTATCCCCACCAGTTCTCGGGCGGGATGCGCCAACGTGTCGTCATCGCGATGGCGCTCGCGCTCGATCCGAAGCTCGTCATCGCCGACGAGCCGACGACCGGCTTGGACGTGGTCGTTCAAGACAAGATCATCGACAACATCCTCCAGATACAGGAGGAGACCGACAGCTCGCTCCTGTTGATCACGCACGACTTGAGCGTCATCGCCGAGACCTGCGACGAGATGTCGGTCATGTACGGCGGGAAGATCATGGAGCAGGGCTGCGTGGAGAACCTCCTGCTCAACCCCACGAATCCGTACACGATGGGGTTGAAGAACGCGTTTCCGGCGCTCGATGACGACGCCGACGACCTCGTCTCCGTCCCGGGAAAGCCGCCGAGCCTCGGCACCGAGCCGACGGGCTGCGTCTTCGAGCCGCGGTGTCCGTTCTCGAGCGAGGGGTGTGCGACAACGGAACCGGACGTGGAGACGATCCCGTACCGGAACCAGCGAGTCGCCTGCCACAACGCGGATCGAGCCGCACGGATACGCCAAGAGGCCGACGACGCCTCCACGTGGGGCGGCGCCACGGAAGGGTCACGATCCCGTGACGGTGAGGTGTTGCTCGAAGTCACCGACCTCTGCAAGTGGTACGAGCGTTCGGAGTCGCTGTTGGGGCGCTTCCCCATCGACGGCCTCTCGCCGACGGTAACCGGCATCTCGAACAGCGTCCGCCGGTGGTACGAACAGCGCGGCGAGATCCTCAACGAGGTGCTCAGGGACGGCGGATCACACGTTCGCGCCGTCGACGGCGTTTCGTTGTCCGTCGCACGTGGAGAGATCCTGGGCGTCGTCGGCGAGTCGGGCTGTGGGAAGACGACGCTCGGCCAAACGCTCGCGCTTCTTGAGGATCCGACTGACGGCGGGTTCGAATTCGACGGTCACTCACACGAGTACTATCAAGACGGGAACCTCCAGTCGTTCCGACAACGGTTACAGATCGTCTTCCAGAACCCGTACGACTCGCTGAACCCACGGCTGACCGTCGAACAGTTGGTCAAGGAGCCGCTGACGATTCACGACTACCGGACGGACGAGAAGGCCGAGGCCGTCCGGGAGACGCTCGAGCAGGTCGGGATGGCTCCCGCCGAGAACTATCTCGAGAAGTATCCCAACGAGCTGTCCGGCGGGCAGCGACAGCGTGTCGCGATCGCTCGTGCGCTGGTTATCGACCCGGACTTCTTCATCTGCGACGAGCCGGCGTCGATGCTCGACGTGTCGCTCCAGGCGGAGGTGCTCAACCTGCTTCGGACGCTCGCGAACACGCGGGGTATCGGCGTGTTGTACATCTCTCACGACCTCGCGAGCCTCACACAGATCGCCGACAGGCTCTCGATCATGTACCTCGGACAGTTCGTCGAACAGGGACGGACCGAGCGCGTCGTGAACGACCCGAAGCACCCCTACACGGAGGCATTACTCTCGGCCGTCCCCGAAACGGACCCGCGAGGGAGCCGCGAGCGTGTCTTCCTCGACGGGAAACCGTCCGACCCGGTGGGGGAACCGCAGGGGTGCCGGTTCGCCCCCCGCTGTCCGAAGGTAACCGACGAGTGTCTGGACGCGGAGCCCGAGCTCGACGAGTGGACGGGACCGGACCACTCGGCCGCGTGTTTCCGGCCGGCGGAGCGACCGGAGCCGGACGAGCCCGCACGGGTCAGCGGGTCCGTCGACGACTGA
- a CDS encoding MFS transporter — MVTAEIRSLVGRIGRFDAIVLTSGLWFLSKFVRFAFPPLFERLSRVYGVSPAVLGGAFSGLLMVYAAMQFPSGLIADRVSSVAVIGAGTVLAAVGALALAVDSPLVVLVGAMLTIGAGTGPVKTVGIRVLSRTYPRQTGRALGVFDTFGTLGGAAAPAAVVLFANAPGVVGAGWRTTFLVAGIVGICVTVGFVARVPRRLPDPEPDRADTETTVPIREYGALFREWRFSVFVLVTTLFSFAYNATLAFLPLYFTREAGLTTTTASLLFSVLFAVSLVQLLTGEISDRTGALPLIALTVGLATAGLGAILLLSDVAGPLMLGGAVVCLGLGAHGYRPVRGAYLMSVIPTSVAGGSLGAVRTIQMVAGASSPALVGVVSETAGLRPAFWVLTAALLVATGLSVLLWVFDSP, encoded by the coding sequence GTGGTGACCGCGGAGATCCGATCGCTAGTCGGCCGGATCGGCCGCTTTGACGCGATCGTGCTTACCTCCGGACTGTGGTTCCTGAGCAAGTTCGTTCGCTTCGCGTTCCCGCCGTTGTTCGAACGGCTCTCCCGCGTGTACGGCGTTTCACCGGCGGTCCTCGGTGGGGCGTTCAGCGGCCTGCTCATGGTCTACGCGGCGATGCAGTTCCCGTCGGGACTCATCGCTGACAGGGTTAGTTCCGTGGCCGTCATCGGTGCGGGGACCGTACTCGCGGCGGTCGGGGCGCTCGCGCTGGCGGTCGACAGTCCGCTGGTCGTCCTCGTCGGGGCCATGCTGACGATCGGCGCCGGTACCGGCCCGGTCAAGACGGTCGGCATTCGGGTGCTCTCGCGGACGTATCCTAGACAGACCGGGCGTGCCCTCGGCGTGTTCGACACGTTCGGGACCCTCGGCGGCGCGGCGGCGCCCGCCGCAGTCGTGCTCTTCGCGAACGCACCCGGGGTGGTCGGTGCCGGCTGGCGAACGACCTTCCTCGTCGCCGGGATCGTCGGGATCTGCGTCACGGTCGGGTTTGTTGCCCGGGTCCCCCGGCGGCTTCCGGATCCCGAGCCGGACCGGGCCGACACCGAGACGACCGTTCCGATCCGCGAGTACGGGGCGCTGTTTCGGGAGTGGCGCTTCTCCGTGTTCGTCCTCGTCACGACCCTGTTCTCGTTCGCCTACAACGCCACGCTCGCGTTCCTCCCGTTGTACTTCACGCGGGAGGCCGGCCTCACTACCACCACAGCGAGCCTGCTGTTCAGCGTCCTGTTCGCGGTCAGCCTCGTTCAGTTGCTCACCGGGGAGATAAGCGATCGAACGGGGGCGCTCCCGCTCATCGCGCTCACTGTCGGGCTGGCGACGGCGGGCCTCGGAGCGATACTCCTCCTGTCGGACGTCGCTGGACCCCTGATGCTGGGTGGGGCTGTCGTGTGTCTCGGACTCGGCGCACACGGCTACCGTCCAGTACGGGGGGCGTACCTCATGTCGGTCATTCCGACCTCCGTCGCCGGCGGGAGCCTCGGCGCGGTGCGGACGATTCAGATGGTCGCCGGAGCGTCCTCACCCGCCCTCGTCGGCGTCGTCTCGGAGACGGCCGGACTTCGGCCGGCGTTCTGGGTACTCACCGCCGCGCTTCTCGTCGCGACGGGGTTGTCCGTCCTCCTGTGGGTGTTCGACTCGCCCTGA
- a CDS encoding acetate--CoA ligase family protein, whose product MEETDPSLSSADLTVPELGPLFDPDSVAVIGASPDSFYSGNLVDNLLGYGFDGTLYPVNPGRDEVWGRECYDDIADVPETVDLAVVSVPREYVVDVVATAGERGVPVALVLTAGFSEADEEGRDLESQLAEAAADAGIRVVGPNCIGVMSARGATLTSTCSREPEPGRIGLVSQSGALAFTTFFERAADRDLHFSHIVSTGNETDLTLTDYVAYLAERDTVDVICTYVEGIEDPERFMRVAERATRDGTPVMTVKIGQSDLAEAATLSHTGSLTGGDDAWQAAFDQSGVQRVPDIPDLLSRATAHTAYDHVDGDRICIASTSGGLASLLADMADERDLALPDIDGGTERTLLDIDELLTYGGFHNPADIRGYGAEVLPDIADALLADDAFDAYLFAIGLPGVDERAETIAEDLESIVAGADDPVYVLWTGRKEPDDPTVTPPYARLRESVPVYEDPGRCLDAIASTTAYVADRDRVAGRPSRRDLAEDLDAPDLDLPRGRVLAWDEAEPLLDAFDVPVVETRVATDPEEAVAAAEAVGYPVVLKVDSPALPHRTDAGAVALGLDSPEAVRGAYRDVREAALAHVDESDVTGVLVQPMVDNGVEAILGVAPGDVFDSVVTVGPGGVLVEALDESAALVPPFSPTDARRAVEGTALADLLTDRRGGEALSVDAVVDLLVNVGELAASVDAVAELDLNPVVVTEDGPMAVDVLVRTHE is encoded by the coding sequence ATGGAAGAAACCGACCCGTCGCTATCGAGCGCCGATCTCACGGTCCCGGAACTGGGCCCGCTGTTCGACCCGGACTCGGTCGCCGTCATCGGCGCCAGTCCCGACTCGTTCTACTCCGGGAACCTCGTGGACAACCTCCTCGGATACGGGTTCGACGGAACGTTGTACCCCGTCAATCCCGGACGGGACGAGGTCTGGGGGCGGGAGTGTTACGACGACATCGCCGACGTGCCCGAGACGGTCGACCTCGCCGTCGTGAGCGTTCCGCGAGAGTACGTCGTCGATGTGGTCGCGACGGCCGGCGAGCGGGGCGTCCCGGTTGCGCTCGTCCTCACCGCCGGGTTCTCGGAGGCCGACGAGGAGGGCCGCGACTTGGAGTCGCAACTCGCCGAGGCGGCCGCCGACGCCGGCATCCGCGTCGTCGGACCGAACTGCATCGGCGTGATGTCGGCCAGGGGCGCGACGCTCACGTCGACCTGTTCACGCGAACCGGAGCCCGGTCGGATCGGCCTCGTCAGTCAGTCCGGCGCGCTGGCGTTCACCACCTTTTTCGAGCGTGCGGCGGACAGGGACCTCCATTTCAGCCACATCGTCTCGACCGGCAACGAGACCGACCTGACGCTCACGGACTATGTCGCCTATCTCGCCGAGCGGGACACCGTCGACGTGATCTGTACCTACGTCGAGGGGATCGAGGACCCCGAGCGGTTCATGCGCGTCGCCGAGCGGGCGACCCGCGACGGTACCCCGGTCATGACGGTGAAGATCGGACAGTCCGACCTCGCCGAGGCGGCGACGCTCTCACACACCGGCTCTCTCACCGGAGGGGACGACGCGTGGCAGGCGGCGTTCGATCAAAGCGGCGTCCAGCGGGTGCCCGACATTCCCGACCTGCTCTCGCGGGCGACCGCCCACACCGCCTACGACCACGTCGACGGCGACCGGATCTGTATCGCCTCGACCAGCGGCGGCCTCGCGAGCCTCCTCGCGGACATGGCGGACGAACGGGACCTCGCGTTGCCCGACATCGACGGTGGAACCGAACGAACGCTGCTGGACATCGACGAGCTACTGACCTACGGCGGCTTCCATAATCCCGCGGACATCCGCGGGTACGGCGCCGAGGTGCTCCCGGACATCGCCGACGCGCTGCTGGCCGACGACGCATTCGACGCCTACCTCTTCGCGATCGGTCTTCCGGGGGTCGACGAGCGCGCCGAGACGATCGCCGAGGATCTAGAGTCGATCGTCGCGGGTGCCGACGACCCGGTGTACGTGCTCTGGACGGGGCGGAAGGAACCGGACGACCCGACCGTGACCCCGCCATATGCGCGCCTCCGGGAGTCCGTGCCGGTGTACGAGGACCCGGGGCGCTGTCTGGACGCGATCGCGTCGACGACCGCGTACGTCGCGGACCGCGACCGCGTCGCCGGGCGACCGTCCAGGCGCGATCTCGCGGAGGATCTCGACGCTCCCGACCTCGACCTCCCTCGAGGGCGAGTCCTCGCGTGGGACGAGGCGGAACCCCTCCTGGACGCCTTCGACGTCCCCGTCGTCGAGACGCGCGTCGCGACCGACCCCGAGGAGGCGGTCGCGGCCGCCGAGGCCGTCGGCTACCCGGTCGTCCTGAAGGTCGACTCGCCGGCGCTCCCCCACCGGACGGACGCCGGCGCCGTCGCGCTCGGCCTCGACTCGCCGGAGGCGGTCCGCGGGGCGTACCGAGACGTGCGGGAGGCGGCGCTGGCACACGTCGATGAGTCGGACGTAACAGGCGTATTAGTCCAGCCGATGGTGGACAACGGCGTCGAGGCCATTCTGGGAGTCGCCCCCGGCGACGTGTTCGACTCGGTCGTCACCGTCGGTCCCGGCGGTGTCTTGGTGGAGGCGCTCGACGAGAGCGCGGCACTCGTTCCGCCGTTCTCGCCTACCGACGCCCGGCGCGCCGTGGAGGGAACCGCGCTCGCGGACCTGTTGACCGACCGCCGCGGCGGGGAGGCGCTGTCCGTCGACGCCGTCGTCGATCTCCTGGTGAACGTCGGGGAGTTGGCGGCGTCGGTGGACGCCGTCGCCGAACTCGACCTCAACCCGGTCGTGGTCACGGAGGACGGACCGATGGCCGTCGACGTGTTAGTCCGGACGCACGAATAG
- a CDS encoding MBL fold metallo-hydrolase, protein MTVQVTPSVEWINQCYEHEGDHEHVSLYLLRAPEGTVLVDSGSFYHREEITAAVDEATDGDGPDAIVLSHSDYPHAANVSPLGGDTEDVELVASSASPAQQGLPDARKCDIGGSLTIEGREFSFIDPPLADRSHTTWIYDHGDGVLFTADGFGNYHDPGRCDYLSDDFPESTPTDRIYEYHRDNLVWLRYVAPEKVDRTLDDIFASYDVNAVAPIHGNPIVGDDLDTYRERLRESIERIASEHSVA, encoded by the coding sequence ATGACGGTCCAGGTCACCCCCAGCGTCGAGTGGATCAACCAGTGTTACGAACACGAGGGGGACCACGAACACGTCTCGCTGTACCTCCTTCGCGCGCCGGAGGGGACGGTCCTCGTCGACTCGGGGTCGTTCTACCACCGCGAGGAGATCACCGCCGCCGTCGACGAGGCGACCGACGGCGACGGTCCGGACGCCATCGTCCTCTCACACTCGGACTATCCCCACGCGGCGAACGTCTCGCCGCTGGGCGGCGACACGGAGGACGTCGAACTCGTCGCCTCGTCGGCGTCGCCGGCCCAGCAGGGGCTCCCGGACGCCCGCAAGTGCGACATCGGCGGCTCGCTTACGATCGAGGGCCGGGAGTTCAGCTTCATCGACCCGCCGCTGGCCGACCGGTCACACACGACGTGGATCTACGACCACGGCGACGGCGTCCTCTTCACCGCCGACGGGTTCGGTAACTACCACGACCCCGGGCGATGCGACTACCTCTCGGACGACTTCCCGGAGTCGACCCCGACGGATCGGATCTACGAGTACCATCGCGACAACCTCGTCTGGCTCCGCTACGTCGCCCCGGAGAAAGTCGACCGGACGCTCGACGACATCTTCGCGTCGTACGACGTGAACGCCGTCGCGCCGATCCATGGCAACCCCATCGTGGGCGACGACCTCGACACCTATCGCGAGCGACTCCGCGAGTCGATCGAGCGGATCGCCTCGGAGCACTCGGTCGCGTAG